The Sesamum indicum cultivar Zhongzhi No. 13 linkage group LG1, S_indicum_v1.0, whole genome shotgun sequence genome includes a window with the following:
- the LOC105169226 gene encoding uncharacterized protein LOC105169226, whose translation MAAIAILDLLRRNPNFGGQTFNSRSLFTTKLVGASTAGASFAIAAPFAFGALFGNGVTQVAYCDAGAALDEDFISSIQTASGNIFQNDALKYSTKQYDIQLKPLFSAFHWKTLALTSLRSFLLFYLPLLEPHARMEDDDDDFLQEIPEEKHLDLVDPFKKSVKQIVRETSVVTTRRILERLAVHYVSQRMAWKLLKDVPKSATRKAARGMPTLTYIFCVSRTTFRGHFLGVLASWVVQVGTDIYRFFTSISKSKQDNDTVDTAEQLQILGNKVYGATVRCGASLVFASIGAGIGATLIRPSAGQWIGCAVGDLAGPVIVAFCFEKLHTDLYC comes from the exons ATGGCAGCCATAGCAATACTGGATCTACTGAGGAGAAATCCCAACTTTGGTGGTCAAACGTTTAATTCGAGAAGCCTATTCACTACCAAACTCGTCGGCGCTTCAACTGCCGGCGCTTCTTTCGCCATTGCAGCTCCTTTTGCATTCGGCGCTTTATTCGG AAATGGCGTGACACAAGTTGCATACTGCGATGCCGGAGCAGCTCTAGATGAAGATTTCATTTCTAGTATACAGACTGCATCTGGAAATATATTTCAGAATGATGCGCTGAAATACAGTACCAAGCAGTATGATATTCAGTTGAAACCCCTGTTCTCTGCATTTCACTGGAAAACTCTGGCATTGACATCGCTGAGgtcttttttgttattctaTTTGCCTCTTCTGGAGCCCCACGCACGCATGGAAGACGACGATGATGATTTTCTACAGGAAATTCCTGAAGAAAAGCATTTAGATTTAGTTGATCCATTCAAGAAATCAGTGAAACAAATAGTTCGTGAG ACCAGCGTAGTCACCACAAGACGCATTCTTGAAAGACTTGCAGTTCATTATGTTTCACAACGCATGGCCTGGAAACTCCTCAAAG ATGTTCCCAAGTCGGCCACTCGCAAAGCAGCAAGGGGGATGCCGACCTTAACATACATCTTCTGTGTCAGCAGAACCACTTTCAGAG GACATTTTCTCGGAGTTTTAGCATCATGGGTTGTACAAGTTGGCACTGATATCTACCGGTTCTTTACATCTATCTCTAAATCCAAACAAGACAATGATACAGTTGACACAGCAGAACAACTTCAGATTCTTGGAAATAAGGTTTACGGTGCCACTGTTCGTTGTGGCGCTTCTCTTGTTTTTGCTTCTATAGGAGCTGGGATCGGAGCAACACTAATCCGTCCTTCGGCTGGTCAATGGATTG GATGTGCAGTTGGGGATTTAGCAGGACCAGTTATAGTTGCGTTTTGTTTTGAGAAACTCCACACGGACCTCTATTGTTAA
- the LOC105169234 gene encoding protein OBERON 4: MKRLRSSDDLHSYGDKSVVKDWGRRDEDSGLQRSSSSLHRSSYYKSSDSGRKVLSSSTSRYDRLEDDRESSRLVRKRSDYDLENYDRRKSYDRHRDGNDRGIVSSSPRTGYGMDQMHRSESFSGPRRDFPKGFRSERDRPKRDGFATSWRRFGGGKDGDDGVRNVNEASRGSRMEAKEIGKAKSPQGPRDAKSPAWSKDSGSERSKSVEGKKSEDMPVESGGPSSEREEGELEPDPQSNAPLAKPVVEDKAAVELNSSQEELNNEYQVESKVEQEKVSLLSVENGDASKMGNCSEQAEGGSSKDVENILNKNDYFPDRQGTSFQGAGKTKDEIDTEGEKEGGNNVMEGRREGCLVEEDADSTYDEKLSSLEDQMGNEGMNVEVKADDTILTGNMEITARNEPSMEKTSQTLKDKGKSIALSPSESIHFTETNMEVENKSRDLETNGVFEMEGPSTRGFQFLSTDPIKKPEKVEQLMHNRPKDDKLALELSLSLPNVLLPIGSQNRGQTPGSPSRARSVQSFASSFRTNSEGFTASMSFSGSQQFTHNPSCSLTHNVHDYEQSVGSKPLFQGVDWKALSSEENKSKENPAYQGMSSRENGLHQQSQLFQGNSTVPHLKVAGGSSKLPIGLERQLSFSKHLAGAQGFGTYDNGPEYSKDRKHLMTEKDSGSLQKSNDPDGKEQELVVGTDFAESIVTMIVSEPLHTMARRFNDMTGKQVACVKDFVHDIISNPGKQWQLIALQKALQKRPDVSLDMLLNAHRTQLEILVALKTGLREFVRQKYDISSSELAEIFLNMRCRNLNCKSLLPVDECDCKICAKRSDFCRDCMCLVCSKFDNASNTCSWVGCDVCLHWCHADCGLRESHIRNGRSATGAQGTTEMQFYCVACDHPSEMFGFIKEVFQNFVKEWTAENLSRELEYVRRIFSASEDVRGKQLHEIAVRMLSKLANRADLKEVQNHILSFFTETNSDRPVNIPIESRKELPTKIQEGASGIPGSSQGAGWLKSVYPDKALRLENSVNLLPGFDSNRNDKYTMNMDLHKNSPKEPIFDELESIVRIKQAEAMMFQARADDARRESEALKRISVTKNERIEEEYTSRISKLRLAEAEEMRKQKVEELQALERAYQEYFNMKMRMETDIKDLLLKMEATRRNLAT, encoded by the exons ATGAAGAGATTGAGGTCAAGTGATGATCTTCACTCGTACGGGGACAAGAGTGTCGTGAAAGATTGGGGAAGAAGGGATGAGGACTCTGGATTGCAGCGCTCCTCGTCTTCTTTGCATAGAAGCTCGTATTACAAGTCTTCTGACAGCGGGAGAAAGGTTTTATCTTCATCAACATCCAGGTATGACCGGTTAGAAGATGATAGGGAGAGTTCAAGGTTGGTTCGGAAGCGATCGGATTATGATTTGGAGAATTATGataggagaaagagttatgaTCGGCATAGAGATGGGAATGACAGGGGGATTGTGAGCTCTTCGCCAAGGACTGGCTATGGAATGGATCAGATGCATCGTTCTGAGAGCTTTTCTGGACCTAGGAGAGATTTTCCAAAGGGGTTTAGGTCAGAGAGAGATAGGCCAAAGAGGGATGGTTTTGCTACATCATGGCGGAGGTTTGGAGGCGGGAAAGATGGTGATGATGGGGTGAGGAATGTCAATGAGGCAAGCAGAGGAAGTAGAATGGAAGCGAAGGAAATTGGGAAGGCAAAGTCCCCACAGGGACCTCGAGATGCAAAATCTCCAGCTTGGTCTAAGGACTCTGGAAGTGAGCGGTCCAAGAGTGTCGAAGGAAAGAAATCTGAAGATATGCCAGTGGAGAGTGGTGGCCCCAGCAGTGAACGAGAAGAAGGGGAATTGGAACCTGATCCACAATCCAATGCGCCTTTGGCTAAGCCAGTTGTTGAAGATAAAGCTGCTGTTGAATTGAACTCCTCTCAAGAGGAGCTCAACAATGAATACCAAGTTGAGAGCAAAGTTGAGCAGGAAAAAGTGAGTTTGTTGTCTGTGGAAAATGGGGATGCGAGTAAAATGGGCAACTGTAGTGAGCAAGCAGAAGGTGGTTCATCTAAGGATGTCGAAAATATTCTGAACAAAAATGATTACTTCCCTGATCGCCAGGGTACATCATTCCAAGGGGCTGGCAAAACTAAAGATGAAATTGATACggaaggagaaaaagaaggtGGAAACAATGTAATGGAGGGCAGAAGAGAAGGGTGTTTGGTGGAGGAGGATGCCGACAGCACATATGATGAGAAATTATCATCTTTAGAGGACCAAATGGGAAATGAAGGTATGAATGTTGAAGTGAAGGCAGATGATACCATCTTAACTGGAAATATGGAAATAACAGCTCGAAATGAACCTTCTATGGAGAAAACTTCCCAGACTTTGAAGGATAAGGGCAAAAGTATTGCTCTATCGCCCTCCGAAAGTATTCATTTCACAGAAACTAATATGGAGGTTGAAAACAAATCAAGGGACCTTGAAACAAATGGAGTCTTTGAAATGGAAGGGCCAAGTACCAGGGGGTTTCAATTTCTCTCAACGGATCCGATTAAGAAGCCTGAGAAAGTTGAGCAATTGATGCACAACCGGCCTAAAGATGATAAGTTGGCCCTTGAACTTTCCCTTAGCTTGCCAAATGTTTTATTGCCTATCGGTTCTCAGAACAGAGGACAAACTCCTGGTTCTCCTAGCCGTGCCAGAAGTGTTCAGTCATTCGCTAGCTCATTTCGGACAAATTCTGAAGGATTTACAGCTTCTATGTCTTTTTCTGGTTCTCAGCAGTTCACTCACAACCCTAGCTGTTCCCTGACTCATAATGTGCATGATTACGAGCAATCTGTCGGTAGTAAGCCGCTGTTTCAGGGGGTGGATTGGAAAGCTTTGTCGTCGGAGGAGAATAAAAGTAAAGAGAATCCAGCTTATCAAGGAATGTCATCACGAGAAAATGGCTTGCATCAGCAATCTCAGTTATTTCAAGGCAACTCTACTGTACCACATCTGAAAGTTGCAGGGGGGAGCTCCAAACTACCGATTGGACTTGAGAGGCAATTAAGTTTCAGTAAACATTTAGCTGGAGCACAAGGTTTTGGCACTTATGACAACGGACCAGAATATTCCAAAGATCGGAAGCATTTAATGACAGAGAAAGATAGTGGTAGTTTACAGAAAAGCAATGACCCAGATGGAAAGGAGCAAGAATTGGTGGTTGGAACTGACTTTGCTGAGTCAATAGTTACCATGATAGTTTCTGAACCTCTACATACAATGGCTCGGAGGTTTAACGACATGACTGGAAAACAAGTGGCATGTGTGAAAGATTTTGTCCACGACATCATTTCAAATCCGGGTAAGCAGTGGCAGCTGATTGCTTTGCAGAAAGCATTACAGAAAAGGCCTGATGTTTCCCTGGATATGCTGCTGAATGCACATCGTACTCAACTGGAAATTTTGGTGGCTTTGAAAACAGGACTTCGAGAATTTGTACGGCAGAAATATGATATCTCATCTTCCGAGTTGGCAGAGATATTTCTGAATATGAGATGTAGAAATCTCAATTGCAAGAGTCTCCTGCCTGTGGATGAATGTGACTGCAAAATATGTGCAAAGCGGAGTGACTTTTGCCGGGATTGCATGTGTCTTGTATGTTCAAAGTTTGACAATGCATCTAACACATGTAGTTGGGTGGGTTGTGATGTATGTCTACATTGGTGCCATGCAGATTGTGGGTTACGAGAATCTCATATCAGAAACGGACGTAGTGCAACAGGTGCTCAAGGCACTACAGAAATGCAGTTCTATTGTGTTGCCTGTGATCATCCTTCTGAGATGTTCGGTTTTATAAAGGAAGTTTTCCAGAATTTCGTGAAAGAATGGACAGCCGAAAACCTTTCTAGAGAACTAGAATATGTAAGAAGAATATTCTCTGCCAGTGAGGATGTAAGAGGGAAACAGCTGCATGAAATCGCTGTCCGGATGCTGTCCAAATTGGCAAATAGGGCAGATCTTAAGGAGGTGCAGAATCATATACTCAGTTTTTTCACCG AAACGAATTCAGACAGGCCCGTAAACATACCAATTGAATCGAGAAAGGAGTTGCCAACCAAAATCCAAGAAGGCGCTAGTGGCATCCCTGGGTCCAGCCAAGGAGCTGGGTGGTTGAAGTCTGTTTATCCAGATAAGGCTCTGCGCTTGGAAAATTCTGTCAATTTACTTCCTGGCTTTGATAGCAATAGGAATGATAAATACACAATGAACATGGATCTCCACAAAAATTCTCCAAAAGAACCTATATTTGACGAATTGGAGAGCATTGTGAGAATCAAACAGGCAGAGGCAATGATGTTTCAAGCACGTGCTGATGATGCAAGAAGGGAGTCGGAAGCTCTGAAGCGAATTTCAgtcacaaaaaatgaaaggattGAAGAAGAATACACGAGCAGGATCAGCAAACTGCGTTTGGCCGAAGCTGAGGAGATGAGAAAACAGAAGGTAGAAGAGCTCCAGGCTCTTGAACGAGCATATCAGGaatatttcaatatgaaaatgagGATGGAAACAGATATCAAGGaccttttattaaaaatggaAGCAACTAGAAGGAATCTTGCCACCTGA